The Lycium barbarum isolate Lr01 chromosome 12, ASM1917538v2, whole genome shotgun sequence genome includes a region encoding these proteins:
- the LOC132625242 gene encoding uncharacterized protein At4g18257-like — translation MGEEGSKKRVVVESLGWLTESTIMPKKIRPIEGVGASSILELKAQLYKSQEESKRVAKETNLPCAADPNYSHLDIHRAKKKIAAKNAYSAKNPGVDAREAKDKLEMKAIKDGSVSYAALERKAKLYDKLVRGELSDGEDEEKYCVDFFRKGQDQGDSEQLQQHDTSNPDPRDEDGDDDASLLSDTKAAGLGRQAGTFDRSEHKRFVMEVHKEASQAREKASELKLRREEQVAARREKLKQAYLRKQIEKLKASKSEQT, via the exons ATGGGGGAAGAAGGGTCGAAGAAAAGGGTAGTTGTGGAATCATTAGGATGGCTAACAGAATCCACCATCATGCCCAAAAAGATCCGACCAATTGAAGGCGTAGGTGCTTCTTCAATCCTTGAACTTAAAGCCCAGTTATACAAATCTCAAGAAGAATCCAAACGTGTTGCTAAAGAGACCAATCTCCCTTGTGCTGCTGACCCGAATTATTCGCATCTGGATATCCACCGGGCCAAGAAAAAGATAGCTGCTAAGAATGCCTATTCGGCTAAGAATCCTGGGGTTGATGCTAGAGAGGCTAA GGACAAGCTTGAGATGAAAGCAATTAAAGATGGATCAGTAAGCTATGCTGCCTTAGAACGAAAGGCTAAGCTATATGATAAGCTGGTGAGGGGTGAGCTTTCTGACGGGGAGGACGAAGAGAAGTACTGTGTTGATTTCTTTCGGAAGGGGCAGGATCAGGGAGACTCTGAGCAGCTTCAACAGCATGACACTTCTAACCCTGATCCAAGAGATGAAGATGGAGATGATGATGCCTCCCTACTATCAGACACAAAAGCTGCAGGACTTGGCCGCCAAGCTGGCACATTCGACAGAAGTGAACATAAGCGTTTTGTAAT GGAAGTTCATAAAGAAGCAAGTCAAGCAAGGGAAAAAGCATCAGAACTCAAGCTCCGTAGGGAAGAACAAGTTGCAGCACGTCGAGAAAAACTAAAGCAGGCTTATCTCCGCAAGCAGATTGAGAAATTGAAGGCTTCCAAGTCAGAGCAGACATAG